One window of Dyadobacter sandarakinus genomic DNA carries:
- a CDS encoding c-type cytochrome translates to MRFKGLYRFSLIAATLFLAVTACKRKPNDPGKEYAPNMYLPVGYEPYKQEKANPINPMGLTMRLPVAGTVARRNYRTSFGESDSVSTDLMVYNVPADSITISERVLKNPVPLNEQSLAEGKVLYDRYCQHCHGATGAGDGKVGAMYKGVPNYASDAYKNLNEGHIFHVITYGKGRMWPHGSQINPEERWKIVHYVQKLQKGA, encoded by the coding sequence ATGAGATTTAAAGGTTTATATAGATTTTCCCTGATTGCTGCTACGCTTTTTTTGGCAGTTACTGCCTGTAAGCGTAAGCCTAATGACCCTGGAAAAGAGTATGCTCCCAACATGTACCTGCCAGTAGGGTACGAACCTTACAAGCAGGAGAAAGCAAACCCAATCAATCCGATGGGTTTGACAATGAGACTTCCTGTTGCTGGTACAGTAGCCCGTCGGAATTATCGTACATCCTTTGGAGAGTCAGACTCAGTGAGTACCGATCTGATGGTTTACAATGTTCCTGCCGATAGCATTACGATTTCGGAACGCGTGTTGAAGAATCCAGTGCCTCTTAATGAGCAGTCATTAGCAGAAGGTAAAGTACTTTACGATCGGTACTGCCAGCATTGCCATGGCGCTACGGGAGCTGGTGACGGAAAAGTTGGAGCGATGTATAAGGGTGTTCCGAATTATGCGAGTGATGCTTACAAGAATTTGAATGAAGGACATATTTTCCATGTAATTACCTACGGAAAAGGCAGAATGTGGCCGCATGGGTCGCAGATTAATCCGGAGGAACGTTGGAAGATTGTACACTACGTTCAGAAGTTACAGAAGGGCGCTTAA
- a CDS encoding quinol:cytochrome C oxidoreductase, which translates to MASAHSIPSIEERFEFTSGAKKSLLIGGGVGVALILLGAYLAATGSGHEVAAHGAEHAAQAAGHAAAHGGGHEAAAEGGHHAKGLMARIWANLWVNGVYFTGMAVVGMFFLSYNYLAQAGWSAVFKRVPEALPAFLPVTGVVLIVTFLFGGHDLFHWTHEGLYEVGGPEYDAIIAGKRGYLNTPFYLIRLVLYFALWYGLWRVIRNLSLQEDEIGGTDFYEKSIRFGTAFLVVFGVTSSTSAWDFVMSVDTHWFSTMFGWYTLASWHVAGLAVITLTIVLLRERGYLRAVNSSHLRDLGKFVFAFSIFWTYVWFAQFLLIYYANLPEETIYFIERFRGHGGFFKAPFFITLFLNFFFPFLVLMTRDAKFTHSILKVACWSVIIGHYLDFYTNIMPGSMGASAGFGPLEVGFFILFLCAFGYSIANQLTKANLIPRNHPMLEESLHHDIA; encoded by the coding sequence ATGGCATCAGCACATTCGATTCCTTCTATTGAAGAGCGGTTTGAATTTACATCAGGAGCTAAGAAGAGTTTGTTGATTGGCGGTGGCGTAGGTGTTGCCCTGATTTTACTTGGAGCTTATCTTGCGGCAACAGGTAGCGGTCATGAAGTTGCGGCTCATGGTGCAGAACATGCAGCACAAGCTGCAGGGCATGCCGCTGCACATGGCGGAGGCCATGAAGCTGCTGCGGAAGGCGGGCATCATGCAAAAGGTTTGATGGCACGCATCTGGGCCAATCTTTGGGTTAATGGCGTGTACTTTACAGGTATGGCGGTTGTAGGAATGTTTTTCTTGTCCTATAACTACCTGGCTCAGGCTGGATGGTCTGCGGTTTTCAAGAGAGTTCCTGAGGCGCTGCCAGCATTCTTGCCAGTTACGGGTGTTGTGCTAATCGTTACATTCCTTTTTGGTGGACACGATTTATTTCACTGGACGCATGAAGGATTGTATGAAGTTGGTGGTCCTGAGTACGACGCAATCATTGCTGGTAAAAGAGGCTACTTGAATACGCCTTTTTACCTGATACGTCTTGTTCTTTACTTCGCATTGTGGTACGGTTTGTGGCGTGTGATTCGGAACTTGTCTTTGCAGGAGGATGAGATTGGTGGTACTGATTTTTATGAAAAATCAATCCGTTTTGGAACTGCATTTTTGGTTGTATTCGGTGTAACTTCTTCCACGTCGGCCTGGGACTTTGTAATGTCAGTTGACACACACTGGTTCAGCACAATGTTTGGATGGTATACACTTGCAAGCTGGCACGTAGCCGGGTTAGCAGTTATCACGCTGACTATCGTTTTACTTCGTGAACGTGGTTATTTGCGTGCGGTTAATTCAAGCCACCTGAGAGACCTTGGTAAGTTTGTATTTGCTTTCAGTATTTTCTGGACATATGTATGGTTCGCCCAATTCCTGTTGATTTACTACGCCAACTTACCGGAAGAAACGATTTACTTCATTGAGCGTTTCCGCGGACATGGTGGATTCTTCAAAGCCCCTTTCTTTATTACCTTGTTCCTGAACTTCTTCTTTCCTTTTCTGGTCTTAATGACAAGGGATGCAAAGTTTACCCATTCTATTTTGAAAGTTGCTTGCTGGAGTGTGATTATAGGTCATTACTTGGATTTCTACACGAACATTATGCCTGGTTCCATGGGTGCCAGTGCAGGGTTTGGACCGCTGGAAGTCGGATTCTTTATTTTGTTCCTCTGCGCGTTCGGTTATTCGATTGCTAACCAATTGACGAAAGCTAATCTGATTCCGAGAAATCACCCTATGCTGGAAGAGTCGTTGCATCACGACATAGCTTAA
- a CDS encoding cytochrome c oxidase subunit II — MYIVIALIALVFVVLTGVVIARLQKVLKSINRSDEYSAVPSGNKVNGALFIVILVLGAVSITWSYLHAREFFLPEASSIHGRRTDDLFWFSMGILTIPFIIVNFLIFFFSWKYQHKPNTRASFYPENHRLELIWTIVPAIVMALLVFTGWRAWSDITSEAPKDAEVIEITGKQFNWIVRYGGVKDNTLGDYNYKLIDSQNEVGIDLSDENSFDDFTTPSEMHIPVNRPVLLKIRARDVLHSVFIPHMRVKMDAVPGLPTRFWFVPDKSTADMRAELNNPNFDYEIACTEVCGQGHFSMKIRLIVEDEASYKKWCAEQPSFLQTYPEYLAKVPENLKAKAMKFVPAEAATPAADSSAASGSVGGGASSLR; from the coding sequence ATGTATATAGTTATCGCATTAATTGCTCTTGTTTTTGTCGTGCTCACGGGTGTTGTGATCGCCCGGCTTCAGAAAGTTCTGAAAAGTATTAATCGATCGGACGAGTACTCTGCGGTTCCTTCAGGAAACAAGGTCAACGGAGCGTTGTTCATTGTTATATTAGTTCTGGGAGCAGTATCTATTACCTGGTCCTACCTGCATGCACGCGAATTCTTCCTGCCGGAGGCATCTTCAATACATGGCAGGAGAACTGATGACCTGTTTTGGTTTTCAATGGGAATTTTGACGATACCATTTATCATTGTCAACTTTCTGATATTCTTCTTTTCCTGGAAGTACCAGCACAAGCCTAATACCAGGGCGTCGTTTTATCCTGAAAATCACAGGTTAGAGTTGATCTGGACAATTGTTCCTGCTATTGTTATGGCACTTTTGGTATTTACCGGATGGAGAGCATGGTCTGACATTACTTCGGAAGCGCCAAAAGATGCCGAAGTGATTGAGATTACAGGAAAGCAGTTTAACTGGATTGTACGTTACGGAGGTGTTAAGGATAATACATTGGGTGATTACAATTACAAGCTGATCGACTCACAAAATGAAGTAGGTATTGATCTCTCCGATGAAAACTCGTTTGATGATTTTACCACTCCAAGTGAAATGCACATCCCGGTTAATCGCCCGGTGTTGCTGAAGATTAGAGCTCGCGATGTGTTGCACAGTGTGTTCATCCCTCACATGCGTGTCAAAATGGATGCAGTTCCAGGTTTGCCAACCAGGTTTTGGTTCGTGCCTGATAAGTCGACAGCTGACATGCGTGCAGAACTGAATAACCCGAACTTTGACTATGAAATTGCCTGTACAGAAGTTTGTGGGCAAGGACACTTTTCAATGAAAATACGCCTTATCGTTGAAGACGAAGCATCTTACAAGAAGTGGTGTGCTGAGCAGCCAAGTTTCCTCCAGACTTATCCGGAGTACTTGGCGAAGGTTCCTGAAAATCTGAAAGCCAAGGCTATGAAGTTTGTTCCTGCTGAGGCAGCAACACCAGCGGCGGATAGTTCAGCAGCTTCAGGGAGTGTAGGTGGAGGAGCAAGCAGTCTTCGCTAA
- a CDS encoding cytochrome c oxidase subunit I — translation MSAIEGLDSAHQHVVEHEHHHEEPNFWKKYIFSEDHKVIAKQYLITGILWAVIGISMSVIFRIQLGLPDSNLSWLKPVLGGWISDTGKLDPNFYLALVTMHGTIMVFFVLTAGLSGTFSNFLIPLQIGARDMASGFMNMLSYWFFFLASVIMFASLFLQQGPAAGGWVIYPPLSALPQAHPGSGMGMTLWLMSMAFFIVSQLLGGINYITTVINLRTRGMSFDRLPLTIWSFLITAVLGLISFPVLLSSVLLLIFDRHFGTSFYLSDIYINGEALPNVGGSPILFQHLFWFLGHPEVYIVLLPALGITSEVIATNSRKPIFGYRAMIASMLGIAFLAFIVWAHHMFVTGMNPFLGSVFMFLTLIIAVPSAVKGFNYITTLWRGNIVFTPGMLFSIGLVSLFVSGGLTGIILGNSALDIQLHDTYFVVAHFHLVMGAASAFGLFAGVYHWFPKMFGRMMNTSLGQLHFWLTFLGVYLVFIPMHYVGIAGFPRRYYQFTSYDFTHKFMDMNMFISVAAIFAFLAQFIFLWNFFYSIFKGKKAPQNPWRSNTLEWTAPVNPGHGNWEGDLPAVYRWSYDYSKPGAKEDFIPQNVPYSQTLESNFPHENELIATEKAIESQNFNDQFKVSH, via the coding sequence ATGTCAGCTATTGAAGGATTAGATTCAGCTCACCAACATGTTGTCGAGCATGAACATCATCATGAAGAGCCTAACTTCTGGAAAAAATATATTTTCTCAGAAGATCATAAAGTCATTGCAAAGCAATATCTGATCACTGGTATCCTCTGGGCTGTTATAGGCATTTCCATGTCTGTTATATTCCGGATACAACTTGGTCTTCCGGATTCTAACCTTTCATGGTTAAAACCGGTACTTGGAGGTTGGATTAGTGATACAGGTAAGCTGGATCCTAACTTTTACCTTGCGCTTGTTACCATGCACGGTACCATTATGGTATTCTTTGTGCTTACAGCCGGGTTGAGCGGTACTTTTAGTAACTTCTTAATTCCATTGCAGATTGGTGCCCGGGATATGGCTTCGGGCTTTATGAACATGCTTTCCTACTGGTTCTTTTTTCTTGCCAGTGTTATCATGTTCGCCTCACTGTTTTTACAGCAGGGACCTGCTGCGGGTGGATGGGTTATTTATCCCCCACTAAGTGCGCTTCCGCAAGCACACCCGGGATCAGGCATGGGTATGACCCTATGGCTGATGAGTATGGCTTTCTTTATCGTATCTCAGCTACTAGGTGGTATTAACTACATTACTACGGTTATCAATTTGCGTACACGCGGTATGTCATTTGACAGGCTGCCACTCACAATCTGGTCTTTCCTGATTACAGCGGTACTCGGTCTTATTTCGTTCCCGGTTCTTCTTTCGTCCGTATTGCTTCTCATCTTCGACCGTCACTTCGGTACCAGCTTTTATCTTTCAGATATATATATCAATGGAGAAGCATTGCCGAACGTAGGTGGTAGCCCTATTTTGTTCCAGCACCTTTTCTGGTTCCTGGGTCACCCTGAAGTTTACATCGTTCTTCTGCCAGCACTTGGTATTACTTCAGAAGTAATTGCAACAAACTCGCGCAAACCGATCTTCGGTTATCGCGCCATGATTGCATCTATGCTGGGTATTGCATTTTTGGCATTCATCGTTTGGGCTCACCACATGTTTGTGACAGGTATGAATCCATTCCTTGGCTCAGTGTTCATGTTCCTGACGCTGATCATTGCCGTACCTTCCGCAGTAAAAGGGTTCAACTATATTACTACGCTTTGGAGAGGTAACATCGTTTTTACGCCGGGTATGCTCTTTTCAATCGGATTGGTTTCTCTGTTTGTGTCAGGAGGTTTAACCGGGATTATTCTTGGTAACAGTGCCCTTGATATCCAACTGCATGATACGTACTTTGTTGTTGCCCACTTCCACCTTGTAATGGGTGCGGCTTCGGCCTTTGGATTATTTGCGGGAGTTTACCACTGGTTTCCTAAAATGTTTGGAAGAATGATGAATACCAGCCTCGGACAGCTACACTTTTGGTTGACTTTCCTGGGCGTATATCTGGTGTTTATTCCAATGCACTATGTAGGTATCGCTGGTTTTCCTCGTCGATATTATCAGTTCACAAGCTACGACTTTACCCATAAGTTCATGGACATGAATATGTTCATTTCCGTAGCTGCGATTTTCGCTTTTCTTGCTCAGTTTATCTTCCTTTGGAACTTCTTCTACAGCATTTTCAAAGGTAAGAAAGCGCCTCAAAATCCGTGGAGATCGAATACGCTTGAATGGACAGCTCCTGTCAACCCAGGTCATGGTAACTGGGAAGGTGATCTTCCTGCAGTGTACCGCTGGTCTTATGATTACAGCAAGCCGGGTGCAAAGGAGGATTTTATCCCTCAGAACGTTCCATATTCTCAGACACTGGAATCTAACTTCCCGCATGAGAATGAACTGATTGCCACAGAAAAGGCTATTGAGTCGCAGAATTTTAATGACCAATTTAAAGTCTCACATTGA
- a CDS encoding COX15/CtaA family protein, whose amino-acid sequence MTNLKSHIEPKANRRFRRLALNTIIVLYLLIVAGGVVRSTGSGMGCPDWPRCFGRWVPPTELSELPADYKEVYRGKLKGEVIFNPAKTWTEYVNRLIGAFTGVMIFLLLLASLPFLKRGPRKIFYYSLSAFLLVGFQGWLGAKVVSFELAPVVVTLHMLLAIVIVFLVLYLFTWARFFGQSDINNVKDKAGLSGWGVAAMSLSLVQILLGTQVRETMDVTIAALGYDQRALWIGSLGTEFYIHRSFSILLVLINGLWIYKVLQVEQAGSIIRKFAFACAGVLGIELLTGISMAYLGVPALAQPSHLVLAIILIGLQYMVWLLNSKRYLSTAPQSGAPILVNE is encoded by the coding sequence ATGACCAATTTAAAGTCTCACATTGAGCCAAAAGCTAACCGTCGTTTTCGGCGGTTAGCTTTAAATACAATCATTGTACTCTACCTGCTTATTGTCGCGGGTGGAGTAGTGAGGAGTACAGGCTCCGGCATGGGTTGTCCGGATTGGCCCCGCTGTTTCGGAAGATGGGTTCCACCTACCGAGTTGAGCGAGCTACCTGCTGATTACAAGGAGGTTTACCGCGGAAAGCTGAAGGGCGAGGTTATATTCAATCCGGCAAAAACCTGGACTGAATATGTAAACAGACTGATAGGAGCTTTTACGGGAGTTATGATTTTCCTCCTGCTCCTAGCTTCACTTCCATTCCTGAAAAGAGGTCCCAGGAAAATATTCTACTACAGCCTTTCCGCTTTCCTTCTTGTTGGGTTTCAGGGTTGGCTTGGTGCAAAGGTAGTTTCATTTGAACTTGCACCTGTTGTAGTTACGTTGCACATGTTACTGGCTATTGTAATCGTCTTTTTGGTACTATACCTTTTTACCTGGGCGAGATTTTTTGGTCAGAGTGACATCAACAATGTTAAAGACAAAGCAGGGCTAAGTGGATGGGGTGTTGCTGCCATGAGCCTTTCTCTGGTACAAATCCTGCTGGGTACCCAGGTACGTGAGACGATGGACGTCACTATTGCTGCTTTGGGTTATGATCAGCGGGCACTCTGGATAGGGTCACTTGGTACCGAGTTCTATATTCACCGGTCTTTCTCAATATTGCTGGTGCTTATAAATGGACTCTGGATCTATAAGGTCCTGCAGGTTGAGCAGGCTGGCTCAATCATACGGAAGTTTGCTTTTGCCTGTGCAGGTGTTTTGGGTATAGAGTTGCTTACAGGTATATCGATGGCTTACCTTGGTGTACCAGCCTTAGCGCAACCATCACATCTTGTACTTGCGATCATTCTGATAGGCTTACAGTACATGGTTTGGCTTCTGAATAGTAAAAGATATTTGAGTACAGCGCCCCAATCCGGCGCTCCTATATTGGTTAACGAATGA